From the Corynebacterium sp. P3-F1 genome, the window ATGCCTCTCTACGGCCACGAGCTGACCGCGGATATCACCCCGGTGGAGGCGGGCATGGGCCGCGCCTTTGCAAAGAAGGAAGCCGACTTCGTGGGCAAGAACGCCCTGACCGGACGCGAGCCGTCCGTCGTCATTGCAGGCCTGACCTCCGAAGAGCGCCGCGCCGCACGTGAGGGAGCGGAGATCTTCCTCGCAGACGAGAACAGCTCCGGAGAGCGCATCGGCGTGGTCACTTCCGGTCAGCCCTCCCCCACTTTGGGTCACCCCGTGGCTCTCGCGCACATTGACCCCGCGCACGCCGAGCCGGGCACTAAAGTGGAAGTGGAAATCAGGGGTAGGCGCTACGCGTACACCGTCAGCGAGACCCCGTTCTACACCCGAAAGGACAAATAGCCATGTCTGATCTGCCCCAGGATTTCTCCTACTCCGAGGACCACGAGTGGGTCAACGCCGCCGCTGATGCCGTCAAGGGCCAGACCGTGCGCGTCGGTATCACCTCCGTCGCCACCGAACGCCTCGGCGAAATCGTCTTCGCTGAGCTTCCGGCCGTCGGCGACGCCGTCACCGCCGGCGAGACCTGCGGCGAGGTCGAGTCCACCAAGTCCGTCTCCGACCTGTACTCCCCGGTCACCGGCACCGTCACCGCTGTGAACGAGGAGATCGAGGACAACTACGAGGCGATCAACAACGACCCGTTCGGCGAAGGCTGGCTTTTCGAGGTCTCTGTCGAGTCCGCCGGCCCGCTCATGACCGCCGAGGAGTACGGTTCCGCAAACGGACTGTAGCCAGTCCTCTCCGCAACCGGCGCAGCCACGAGGTCTACCATGTAGGGCATGACCGCTCCTCGTGAACCTTTCTTCCCGGCCGACCGTTCCATCCGAGCCTCAGATTCCCCACTTGACGTGCGGGAACTGGGGCTCGTGGACTATGCGGAGACGTGGAAGCTGCAGGCGGAGTTGGCCGCCCAGAGGGACCGCGGGGAGATCGAAGACACGCTACTGGTGCTCCAGCACCCCAACACCTACACCGCCGGAAAGCGCACACAGCCCGAGGACCTCCCCGATAACGGCCAACCAGTCGTCACCGTGGACCGCGGCGGGCGCATCACATGGCACGGCGAGGGCCAGCTGGTGGTCTACCCCATCATCAAACTCGCCGACCCTGTCGACGTGGTCGACTTCGTCCGACGTATCGAGGAAGCCCTGATCGTCACCGCGCGCGAATTCGGCGTCCCCGACGCCGGCCGGATCGAGGGGCGTTCGGGTGTGTGGGTGCCGGCAGACGATCCGTCGATAGGCGTGCGGCGCGACCGCAAGATCGCGCAGCTGGGCATCCGTGTAACACACGGCGTGACCATGCATGGATTGGCCGTGAACTGCAACAACACCCTCGAATATTTCAGTCACATCGTCGCGTGCGGCATCAACGACGCTGACGTGACCACGCTCAGCCTGGAAACTGGGCGCGACATCACACCGGACGAAATCGCGCCGATTGTCGTCCGCAACCTCGACCGCGCATTCTCGGGCGAACTCAGCGTCGCCGACCACACCATTTCACGCGCGCGACTCTAAAAGGGGTGTCCGTGCCAGCGATATTCGCACGTTTGCGCGGACACGGTTAACGTTGGATGCGTGACTGTCGCAGAAGAAGGACGCAAGTTGCGCCGCGTGGAAAAACGCAACGCGCAGACCCCCATCGAATCCAAGCCGCGCTGGATCCGCAACGCCGTCAAAACCGGCCCCGAATACGAGGACATGCGGAAGAAAGTGAAGGGCGCGTCCCTTCATACCGTTTGCCAAGAGGCCGGCTGCCCCAACATTCACGAGTGCTGGGAATCCCGCGAGGCCACCTTCCTCATCGGCGGCGCGAACTGCTCCCGTCGCTGCGATTTCTGCCAGATCAACTCCGCCAAGCCGGAGCCGCTGGATGTGGAAGAGCCGCAGCGCGTCGCTGAGTCAGTGCGCGAGATGCAGCTGAACTACTCCACCATTACCGGTGTGACCCGCGATGACCTCGAGGACGAGGGTGCATGGCTCTACGCCGAGGTCGTGCGCAAGATCCACGAGCTCAACCCGCACACCGGTGTAGAGAACCTCACCCCGGATTTTTCCGGCAAGCCGGGCCTGCTCCAGGAGGTGTTCGAAGCAGAGCCCGAGGTCTTCGCCCACAACTTGGAGACGGTGCCGCGCATTTTCAAGCGCATCCGTCCCGCGTTCCGCTACGACCGCTCCTTGGACGTCATCCGCCAGGCGCGCGACTACGGGCTGATCACCAAGTCCAACCTGATCTTGGGCATGGGTGAGACCCGTGAGGAGGTCCTCGAGGCCCTCGCCGACATGCACGATGCAGGCACGGACATCATCACGATCACCCAGTACCTGCGCCCCGGCCCCATGTACCACCCGATTGAGCGTTGGGTGAAGCCAGAGGAATTCATCGAGTACCGCGACGCCGCCTACGACATGGGCTTTGCCGCCGTCATGTCCGGCCCGCTCGTGCGCTCTTCCTACCGCGCCGGCAAGCTCTACGTCGAGGCTATGAAGTTCCACGGCCGCGAGCTTCCCGAGAACCTCAAGCACCTTGCTCAGACCTCCCAGGGCGCCACAGACCAGGAGGCCGAGACTCTGCTGAACAAGTACGGCGCCTCGGAGGAGACCCCAGTCGTCTCCGCCGGTCGCCCATCCGTCACCCTCGGCATGCCAGGCATCGGGGCGAACTAGCGCATTTGGCACCTGGGCCTGGCAGGCCCTGGCTAGATCCAGCTAGTTGGAACCAGCTAAACGCCCTAAAACAATCGAATAGCTGGATCCAAGTAGCTGGTTTCTCAAAGCTGTAGCCGCGTCAAGTTCCCATCCACGACGCAACCCCCACCTGAGAGCCCTCAGAGCCTTCAGGTGGGGGTTGATCCGTTACTAGGTCTACCGGCTATCCCTACTTCTTACCGGTCGGAATGTTGGAACCGACCTTCCATGCCTCCGGGTTATCGCGGCTGTCGTCGGTGCCGCCGTCCTTGAACAGCGGGCGGTCGAGAACGACTGACGGAATGGCAAAGGCGTCAACCAGGACCTCGGACCACGGGCCGAGGGAGTCGACCAGGTCGTTGATGGAGGCGCGGGCTGCCTTGACGCGGCCGGAGGAGATCACGTTGTGCTCCTGGTACCAGCCAGCGTTACGGACGATGGTGTCGAAGACGAACAGGTGGCGGACCTGCTCGAAGACATCGCGCTCGACAGAGCCCACCGGGAGGGAGCGCTCGGCCTCAATCATGGCCTGGACCATGAGGTTCTCGATGTAAGCCCACGCCGCGTTGAGCATGTGGTCCTGGGACTTGTCGATGACCTTGGCAGCTTCTGCCTTGTCCAGCTTGCGTGCACCCTGAACGCGGCGGATCAAGGAGCGCATGACCAGCTGCTCGCGCATCTGGATGACCTTCAGCTGGTAGTCGGCGTCGAACAGGGACGCTTCCTCGCTGGTGAAGGTGTCCACCACGGACTGGACGGTGGAGCCCAGACCTGCGCGACTGCGGAAGATGTCGGTCACGTTGGTGGCCGCGAACTTCACAATGTCCATCGCGGACGGGTTCGCCATCTCGCTGGTGTAGGCCGTGAGCAGGTTCTTGCCGGCCAGCTGCAGCAGGACGGTGTTATCGCCCTCGAACGTGTTGTACACGTCGGTGTCGGCACGGTAGGTGGTCAGCAGGTTCTCCGACATGAAGCCGGCGCCGCCGCAGGCTTCGCGGCACTCCTGGATGGTGTCGGTGGCGTGCTCGGTGGCGACAGCCTTGAACGCCGCGGCCAGGGTCTCCATCTCGCGGGATGCGAGGGCCTGTGCCTCGGTCGGGTTAGTGGTGGACCACTCACCCGATGCCTGGCGGGCGGTCTGGTCCGCGTAGCGCGCCGTCAACTGGTTCTGGAGCAGCTGGACGGCGTACGTGCGGGCCAGCGGGATGATCAGGCGGCGGCGGTGAGCACGGTAGTCGATCAGCTTGTCTTCCGTGCCGGTGTCGCCGTAATCGAACTGGCGGCGCTTGTGCGCGTACTTCGTGGCAATGGCCAGCGAAGACTTGGTCGCACCGGAACCGGCGGCGCCGACTGCGATGCGGCCGCGGATGAGCGTGCCCAGCATGGTGAAGAAACGGCGGTTCTTCGACTCGATCGGGGAGGTGTAGTTGCCTGCCTCGTCCACGTCGCCGAACTGGTTCAGCAGAGCCTCGCGCGGGATGCGGACGTTGTCGAAGGTCAAGGTGCCGTTGTCGACACCGAGGAGGCCGCCCTTGTGGCCGTGGTCGCCGATCTTGACGCCCTCAACCGGGGAGCCGTCATCCTCGCGGATGCGTACGACGAAGCAGTGCACGCCGTGGGACTCTTCCTCACCCGGGGTGTAGAGCTGGGCGAAGACGGCGGACCAGCGGCCGTCGCGGGCGGTGTTGCCGATGTAGACCTTGGTGGCCGACGGGGACGGGGAGTTGATCACGAACTCCTGGGTCTCCGGATCGTAGATGGCCGTGGTCTCCAGCTCCTGGACGTTAGAACCGTGGCCGCGCTCGGTCATGCCGTAGGAGCCGAGCTTGGACAGGTCCATGGCGCCCTGCGCGTACTCGCGGTGGCGCTCGGTGCCCAGCACGTCGACAGCGCCGCCCCACAGGCCGAACTGCACACCGGACTTAATGGCCAGCGAACCATTGAACTGGCCGAGCAGGTCGAGGCCAAGGATGCCCACGTGAGCTTCACCGGAGCCGCCGTTCGCCTTGGAGAAGGCGGTCTGCATCATGCCGGAGGCGGCCACCATCTTGACCTTCTCCAGCAAGGCTGCACGAATCTCCTCGACGGAGCCTTCGATCATCGGCAGCGTTTCTTCGCGGTTGAGCTGCTCGCGGATATTGTCCTTCTGCTCTTCCCAAGGTCCGTCGAGCAGGGTCTTCAGCTTGCCGGCGACAGCCTGATCCGGAGTCTCCGGCAACGCCTTCGGCGAGCGGGATTCCGGCTTGGCCTTGCGGCCCTTTTCCTCAACAGAAGTCATGATGTCCTTCTTTCTTAGAAGCTTGCGTGAAGTGTTCGGTTTAACGCTCGATGATGGCTACGACACCCTGGCCACCTGCGGCACAGATGGAGATGAGGGTGCGGCCGCCGCCGTTCTCCTCCAGGGTCTTGGCTGCGGAAGCGAGGATGCGCGCGCCGGTGGCCGCGAACGGGTGGCCGGCAGCCAGCGAGGAGCCCTTGACGTTGAGCTTGGAGCGGTCGATGGAGCCCAGTGGCTTGTCCAGGCCGAGACGCTCGCGGCAGTAGGTCTCGTCCTCCCATGCCTTGAGGGTGGCCAGGACCTGGGAAGCGAATGCCTCGTGGATCTCGTAGAAGTCGAAGTCCTGCAGGGTAAGACCATTGCGCTCAAGGAGGCGCGGCACTGCGTAAGTGGGGGCCATGAGCAGGCCATCCTTGCCGGAGACAAAATCAACGGCAGCGAGCTCGGAGTCGACTAGGTAAGCGCGGACGGGGAGGTTCTGCTCCTGTGCCCATTCCTCGGAGCCGAGCAGGACTGCCGCAGCGCCGTCGGTAAGCGGGGTTGAGTTACCCGCGGTCATCGTGGCGGTGCCTCCGTGCTGCTCCGCATCCTTCTTGCCGAAGACGGGCTTGAGCTTGGACAGCTTCTCAACCGAGGAGTCCGGACGAAGGTTGGTGTCCTTGTTAACACCCAGGAACGGGGTCATCAGGTCGTTGAAGAAGCCTTCCTCGTACGCCTTGGCCAGGTTCTGGTGGGAGGTTGCCGCCAGCTCATCCTGTGCTTCGCGGCTGATCTCCATCTCACGCGCGGTGATCGCGGCGTGCTCGCCCATGGACAGGCCGGTGCGCGGCTCGCCGTTCTGCGGCTGCTCCGGTGCCAGCTGGTTCGGACGGATGGAGCCGACGAGCTTGAGCTGGTCCTTCGTGGACTTCGCGTTGGACAGGCGGATCAACGTCTTGCGCAGGGCATCGTTTACGGCGAGCGGCGCGTCGGACGTGGTGTCTGTACCGCAGGCGATTCCGTTCTCGATGCGGCCAAGTGCGATTGCGTCGGCGACCTGGATTGCAGACGTCAGCGAGGTGCCGCATGCATGCTGCACATCGAACGCGGGGGTCGTGGAGGCCAGCTCGGAGCCAAGCACGGACTCGCGCACGAGATTGAAGTCGCGGGCATGCTTGAGCACAGCGCCACCGACCACGAGACCCAGCTCCTGATCCTGCAGACCGTAGCGGGCAACCAGACCGTTGATCGCTGACGTGAGCATGTCCTGGTTAGAAGCGTTGGCGTATTCCTTGTTGGAACGCGCGAACGGGATACGGTTTCCGCCGAGGATGGCTACTTTGCGGGGTTGATTCATGCTTAGTTCCTGCACTTCCCATGGAGCTCGAGGTAAGTAACTGCTGATCAGTTGTTTACCGTGAGATTAATGTCTGGCATTTTACAAAGTTCGAACTTTGTAAGGTTCGTCACCATTGCGATCTTATAATAGTATTCGACACAGAGCTACCGAATTGGAACGGTCGCTGTTGCCGAAAATGAAGGAGAATATTGTGGCATCGAAAGGCCTCCTCGAACA encodes:
- the gcvH gene encoding glycine cleavage system protein GcvH translates to MSDLPQDFSYSEDHEWVNAAADAVKGQTVRVGITSVATERLGEIVFAELPAVGDAVTAGETCGEVESTKSVSDLYSPVTGTVTAVNEEIEDNYEAINNDPFGEGWLFEVSVESAGPLMTAEEYGSANGL
- the lipB gene encoding lipoyl(octanoyl) transferase LipB — translated: MTAPREPFFPADRSIRASDSPLDVRELGLVDYAETWKLQAELAAQRDRGEIEDTLLVLQHPNTYTAGKRTQPEDLPDNGQPVVTVDRGGRITWHGEGQLVVYPIIKLADPVDVVDFVRRIEEALIVTAREFGVPDAGRIEGRSGVWVPADDPSIGVRRDRKIAQLGIRVTHGVTMHGLAVNCNNTLEYFSHIVACGINDADVTTLSLETGRDITPDEIAPIVVRNLDRAFSGELSVADHTISRARL
- the lipA gene encoding lipoyl synthase, with amino-acid sequence MTVAEEGRKLRRVEKRNAQTPIESKPRWIRNAVKTGPEYEDMRKKVKGASLHTVCQEAGCPNIHECWESREATFLIGGANCSRRCDFCQINSAKPEPLDVEEPQRVAESVREMQLNYSTITGVTRDDLEDEGAWLYAEVVRKIHELNPHTGVENLTPDFSGKPGLLQEVFEAEPEVFAHNLETVPRIFKRIRPAFRYDRSLDVIRQARDYGLITKSNLILGMGETREEVLEALADMHDAGTDIITITQYLRPGPMYHPIERWVKPEEFIEYRDAAYDMGFAAVMSGPLVRSSYRAGKLYVEAMKFHGRELPENLKHLAQTSQGATDQEAETLLNKYGASEETPVVSAGRPSVTLGMPGIGAN
- a CDS encoding acyl-CoA dehydrogenase family protein — its product is MTSVEEKGRKAKPESRSPKALPETPDQAVAGKLKTLLDGPWEEQKDNIREQLNREETLPMIEGSVEEIRAALLEKVKMVAASGMMQTAFSKANGGSGEAHVGILGLDLLGQFNGSLAIKSGVQFGLWGGAVDVLGTERHREYAQGAMDLSKLGSYGMTERGHGSNVQELETTAIYDPETQEFVINSPSPSATKVYIGNTARDGRWSAVFAQLYTPGEEESHGVHCFVVRIREDDGSPVEGVKIGDHGHKGGLLGVDNGTLTFDNVRIPREALLNQFGDVDEAGNYTSPIESKNRRFFTMLGTLIRGRIAVGAAGSGATKSSLAIATKYAHKRRQFDYGDTGTEDKLIDYRAHRRRLIIPLARTYAVQLLQNQLTARYADQTARQASGEWSTTNPTEAQALASREMETLAAAFKAVATEHATDTIQECREACGGAGFMSENLLTTYRADTDVYNTFEGDNTVLLQLAGKNLLTAYTSEMANPSAMDIVKFAATNVTDIFRSRAGLGSTVQSVVDTFTSEEASLFDADYQLKVIQMREQLVMRSLIRRVQGARKLDKAEAAKVIDKSQDHMLNAAWAYIENLMVQAMIEAERSLPVGSVERDVFEQVRHLFVFDTIVRNAGWYQEHNVISSGRVKAARASINDLVDSLGPWSEVLVDAFAIPSVVLDRPLFKDGGTDDSRDNPEAWKVGSNIPTGKK
- a CDS encoding acetyl-CoA C-acetyltransferase yields the protein MNQPRKVAILGGNRIPFARSNKEYANASNQDMLTSAINGLVARYGLQDQELGLVVGGAVLKHARDFNLVRESVLGSELASTTPAFDVQHACGTSLTSAIQVADAIALGRIENGIACGTDTTSDAPLAVNDALRKTLIRLSNAKSTKDQLKLVGSIRPNQLAPEQPQNGEPRTGLSMGEHAAITAREMEISREAQDELAATSHQNLAKAYEEGFFNDLMTPFLGVNKDTNLRPDSSVEKLSKLKPVFGKKDAEQHGGTATMTAGNSTPLTDGAAAVLLGSEEWAQEQNLPVRAYLVDSELAAVDFVSGKDGLLMAPTYAVPRLLERNGLTLQDFDFYEIHEAFASQVLATLKAWEDETYCRERLGLDKPLGSIDRSKLNVKGSSLAAGHPFAATGARILASAAKTLEENGGGRTLISICAAGGQGVVAIIER